One part of the Phoenix dactylifera cultivar Barhee BC4 chromosome 4, palm_55x_up_171113_PBpolish2nd_filt_p, whole genome shotgun sequence genome encodes these proteins:
- the LOC103722351 gene encoding pentatricopeptide repeat-containing protein At2g33680-like yields MGDAEKVFSCMPDRGVSTWTVMVSGYAMNGSLEKAMDLFNMMSCGSMISWYSIREKDTMKWHLNCSFQKHANLQLLDNSKGVHSCLQKSAWITIVDVGCALMTIYAKCGELLDVQKVIGEISEHNTVSWSILLAGYAQNGYITEAERIFNGMPERAMQVRAFVLFIDVIKDNMKPSCFTHTSLLNGCSNPQYIRSGITFPMYVIKMGLQSDASIGNSLITVYGEQGNVGDARLIFDTTPWHDVVLRTVIVAAYASNNNAGEAQRFLIRMPQKILISWNKMGNPRSAPDKFYYNHALSACAVIRDLEQARAILSRTVQRGLISDLAVGNAIHRMDKEVESRISMRKCKDQEFSCLGEDAEDQKLFDSTEKNNGICPSRELV; encoded by the exons ATGGGTGATGCCGAGAAGGTGTTTAGCTGCATGCCAGATAGAGGTGTTTCCACGTGGACGGTCATGGTTTCAGGCTATGCAATGAATGGTAGTTTGGAGAAGGCCATGGATTTGTTCAATATGATGTCATGCGGAAGCATGATTTCTTGGTACTCAATCAGAGAGAAGGATACGATGAAGTGGCATTTGAATTGTTCT TTCCAAAAACATGCAAACCTGCAGTTACTGGACAATAGTAAGGGGGTTCATAGTTGCCTTCAGAAATCAGCATGGATTACGATTGTTGATGTCGGATGTGCTTTGATGACAATATATGCCAAATGTGGTGAGCTTTTAGATGTTCAGAAAGTTATTGGTGAAATTTCAGAGCATAACACAGTCTCATGGTCGATCTTACTGGCAGGATATGCTCAGAATGGGTACATTACAGAGGCTGAGAGGATTTTTAATGGAATGCCAGAGAGA GCAATGCAAGTTAGAGCATTTGTTCTTTTCATTGATGTGATCAAGGATAACATGAAACCCAGCTGCTTCACACATACAAGCCTCCTTAATGGGTGCTCAAATCCCCAGTATATAAGAAGTGGTATAACATTTCCTATGTATGTTATAAAAATGGGCTTACAATCAGATGCTTCAATAGGAAATTCTTTGATTACTGTGTACGGGGagcaaggaaatgttggagatgCTCGTCTAATCTTTGACACGACACCTTGGCATGATGTGGTCTTACGGACAGTAATTGTGGCTGCTTATGCTTCTAATAATAATGCAGGCGAGGCTCAAAGATTTTTGATCAGAATGCCACAGAAAATCCTGATATCTTGGAACAAAATG GGCAATCCGAGATCAGCACCTGATAAATTCTATTATAATCATGCTTTAAGTGCCTGTGCTGTCATTAGAGATCTAGAACAGGCCAGAGCAATCCTTAGCAGAACTGTCCAAAGAGGGTTGATATCAGATTTGGCAGTGGGGAAT GCTATTCACAGAATGGACAAGGAAGTGGAGTCCCGGATTTCTATGAGAAAATGCAAAGATCAGGAGTTCAG TTGTCTGGGAGAGGATGCTGAAGATCAGAAATTGTTTGATTCTACAGAGAAAAATAATGGTATATGTCCCTCCAGGGAGCTTGTATGA
- the LOC113463761 gene encoding uncharacterized protein LOC113463761 isoform X2, whose amino-acid sequence MTMASEIRSTRSSARTQLDLLEQLTSSTSPGSSYESDGDTRKPTICEQLDELVGDREGDFSLPLGKRLQASRNSLTISQRRNIKRQAYLNEVARRNDSIFFATIGAFVILPPVVILSIAIFTGYSVAKMEAFCWWQESPDRKMSFWFLISFQLHPDKL is encoded by the exons ATGACCATGGCTTCTGAAATCAGAAGTACAA GGTCTTCTGCACGCACTCAGCTGGATCTCTTGGAACAACTGACATCTTCCACATCCCCTGGCAGCA GTTATGAGAGTGATGGTGACACTCGCAAGCCTACAATTTGTGAACAACTTGATGAACTGGTTGGAGACCGGGAAGGTGATTTCAGCCTTCCACTAGGTAAAAGGTTGCAAGCAAGTAGGAATTCCTTGACCATTTCACAGAGAAGAAACATCAAGCGACAGGCCTACCTGAATGAAGTAGCTCGCAGAAATGATTCCATTTTCTTTGCAACAATTGGAGCATTTGTGATTCTCCCGCCTGTAGTCATATTGTCGATTGCTATATTCACCG GTTATAGTGTTGCAAAGATGGAAGCCTTTTGCTGGTGGCAGGAGTCACCAGATAGAAAGATGTCCTTTTGGTTCCTGATCTCATTCCAGCTGCATCCAGATAAACTTTAG
- the LOC113463761 gene encoding uncharacterized protein LOC113463761 isoform X1, giving the protein MARNIAPSSSLPTAPRIQAPERFQVKNHTLVLVKPTSSEKKLPPCKVARSEGVTDDPSLTGSSARTQLDLLEQLTSSTSPGSSYESDGDTRKPTICEQLDELVGDREGDFSLPLGKRLQASRNSLTISQRRNIKRQAYLNEVARRNDSIFFATIGAFVILPPVVILSIAIFTGYSVAKMEAFCWWQESPDRKMSFWFLISFQLHPDKL; this is encoded by the exons ATGGCCCGGAATattgccccttcttcctctctcccaacAGCTCCCAGGATTCAGGCTCCAGAGAGGTTTCAAGTAAAGAACCATACACTAGTCCTAGTAAAGCCCACAAGCTCAGAGAAGAAATTACCTCCTTGTAAAGTAGCACGATCAGAAGGTGTTACCGATGATCCGAGTCTAACAG GGTCTTCTGCACGCACTCAGCTGGATCTCTTGGAACAACTGACATCTTCCACATCCCCTGGCAGCA GTTATGAGAGTGATGGTGACACTCGCAAGCCTACAATTTGTGAACAACTTGATGAACTGGTTGGAGACCGGGAAGGTGATTTCAGCCTTCCACTAGGTAAAAGGTTGCAAGCAAGTAGGAATTCCTTGACCATTTCACAGAGAAGAAACATCAAGCGACAGGCCTACCTGAATGAAGTAGCTCGCAGAAATGATTCCATTTTCTTTGCAACAATTGGAGCATTTGTGATTCTCCCGCCTGTAGTCATATTGTCGATTGCTATATTCACCG GTTATAGTGTTGCAAAGATGGAAGCCTTTTGCTGGTGGCAGGAGTCACCAGATAGAAAGATGTCCTTTTGGTTCCTGATCTCATTCCAGCTGCATCCAGATAAACTTTAG
- the LOC103722344 gene encoding cytochrome b561 domain-containing protein At2g30890-like, with product MLALERGVFVRLASFLILILLAWPADSSRHPHKPIQSHKASQPEPLKLTPKLSFQITLHAFLFWASIGFLMPVGIIIIRMSNRVECGKRLKVLFYSHVIVQMIAVLLATAGAVLSIMNFQNSFNNIHQRTGLALYSMIWIQPLIGFLRPHRGVKVRSIWYFVHWLLGTGIPILGIINIYIGLHTYHERTSRSVRLWTLLFTAEVVIIAIIYLFQDRWDYLMKQGVILGDEQIRPTDHITSPSTSQKE from the exons ATGCTTGCTCTGGAAAGAGGAGTCTTCGTGAGATTAGCAAGTTTTCTGATTcttattcttcttgcatggccgGCGGATTCATCTCGACACCCTCACAAACCAATTCAAAGCCACAAGGCCAGCCAACCTGAACCACTGAAG CTTACTCCAAAACTCTCATTCCAAATCACACTCCATGCATTCCTCTTCTGGGCCTCCATTGGTTTCTTGATGCCTGTTGGGATAATCATAATCAGGATGTCGAACAGAGTTGAATGTGGCAAAAGGCTCAAGGTTCTCTTCTACTCCCATGTCATTGTACAG ATGATAGCTGTCCTGCTTGCCACTGCTGGGGCAGTTCTTTCTATAATGAACTTTCAGAATTCTTTCAACAATATTCATCAGAGGACAGGATTGGCACTCTATTCGATGATATGGATTCAACCTTTGATCGGCTTTCTCAGGCCTCACAG agGAGTGAAAGTAAGGAGCATATGGTACTTTGTCCATTGGCTACTTGGAACTGGAATTCCTATATTGGGGATCATAAACATTTACATTGGCCTGCACACCTACCACGAGAGGACCTCCAGAAGTGTAAGGTTGTGGACTCTTCTCTTCACCGCAGAGGTTGTGATCATTGctatcatctatcttttccaAGACAGGTGGGATTATTTGATGAAGCAGGGAGTGATCCTAGGTGACGAGCAGATCAGACCCACGGACCATATAACATCTCCAAGTACCAGTCAAAAGGAGTAA